tTTTAAGGATGGATTCTAATAGAAAATTAGATCTAATTGTTGCTTTGGAGTGtaaatgattaaatgtttttagaacttttcaaaatattcgaaaaaaaaacaaaaattttctatttatgttacaattttcaaaactatttagACAATAgttaagataaatttatactacaaaattatacacagtacagttattatatgtacctacatggtgctgacttataaattaatgagttataacaatattacatgataaagtattattataatatataataatacaaaaatgtgatatttttagtaaaaaatagttcaatttattatactgcgtgcattaaatattcttaaaaatataggcTGGAAGATCATGTCTGTTTAGTATCGTTTTTTGTATGCAATGatctaatattgaatttaaattcaaatcattaaagtaatatacttataataacgaGATGTACATGAAACCTAAGTTGAGGGACTTCTTCAGTTTATGATATCtatgatacaataattaatttagtagcTACCAGCCAACGCCCTTTGAAATTCAACGACTAGTTAGAAAGTGCTCCTTCCAATTTGAAATCCTAGTTATACTACTgactataacaaataacaatactgAAAAATAAGCATtctcaattttgtttttagtgcccttttaaataattacattcaactcgtattaaaaatgaacgaCTTTGAATGTTCTATCTATGAAGTTCTAATAAACGGTATTATGTGGTCAtgcgtaaaaaaatttttttaatttttatattttaaagttttagacTTTGGTTATTGTtaagtatttcataatatatattttattaaatattaaactatgttttaaggtctataaattattttatggccTGCAGTGTTGTTTTTGTACAAATTGgccaacatatattattacaactcaAATAGTAGTAAAACATTTAACgatacaatttttcattaacacGAAACGTAGTTATTCCAACTGCATATTatgtgatgtatatatatgtattataatataatatatattatagctgcaacgtacattaaattttttcttcgtATTTGCAATGACAATATCATGTAGACATTTGTGGCTGAATACATGCAcgtaaaaattaagtacagtgcaataaataatatattaaaactaaattaacatttctaaaaaaaaactttttctaCTAATACTATATCGTAAGTTGAATAATTTCCATTTATACGTAgtcattataattgaaaataatatttcatcaatAACATTGTACAACAAtgaatttctattataaaacctAGCCAAAAATTTTAGAGAAATGTGAAGCTGGTACaaagtaaatacctattattaacccaatataaagattaaatttataatctaataggtaggtactataccaataatacgaataatacAGACAGGTCCAGACGAAACCTCATTACTCAACATGCAAGGGACAAACTTCTCTTGGATCTCTAAACCTCTAATCTATCAAATCCAAAATGTTGCCACGTGGCAAATAAATTAAGGGGAAAAAATTATGAgatcatatttatgtatacctatacattttcaagATAACAAAAATAGTCTAGTACAATGGTTCTCAAAGTTTTTAGGACCACGACCCAAATTTTCTtcccaaatattattattatttcagtttctacttattatcaatattaggtctatgtaacttttaaaattctagccccccccccaaaaaaaaaaaaaaaaaattgaaagaatttaaaaatatagccttacagtttatttgaaaatttcaagttattttttgaataataaattaaaatattgaaggaAAAACAAATGGTATGCTTGATTAATCAccttttatatacaatatataaaatcatcgatcattatactattataaatttcgttatatatatatgtcataTATACGATAAGACAGACAGCAccttttaatgataattaagaatcagtattattttagtattgaaaaaaatctcgttttatttttttctcgcaAAAACACtcatatatactaaaataatataataaaaaatacacgagttttatattaaattgacaaGTGACCGCAGCCACGAATCATTGAACTATAAAAGGGTGGCGTGTAAgtgtaatgatattattatactaataatataatagtattaggtacttttatTTGGACGAtagatgtttataaattttaatattaaatataatatataataacaggcCAAtccaaaatatctaataaactcACCAACTAACCAACCGATGGACTTAGCTTAACGTCCGATaaggaaaatttaaataagcgTTTTTAATCTTTCATTCACGAATCCTACTTGACTctacgtatatactatatatatgcataagaACCGAGTTCGATCGAAGCGTATATTTCGGCGCTTTCTTGTGGTTCGCGTGCACTCGTTTTTATTACGTTGACCTCGTTAAGTtgtcgttttaatatttatattatggtaatttcGCTTTTTTTCTGCTCCTATGTAAGGTTTcgtaacaaaatacatatatacctaggtTTCACACAAATAGacatatggtataatattatattatgcacaccTATAGGCTATGGCAACAGAAGGATATGAtggtaataatgttaataaaaataatacgtacgattgtacctatattaccaTTATACCCTTATACACAGCAAGCTCATTCGCTTTTTtcctacaattatataattattcaaaatcttaatttctgaatttttaaatatactacttaaagaccgtatatttaaaatcataaaaatatctgtACTACTTAAGGAGTTTCCCGTCCAGTCAGATGACCCGGGGACTAATACACATCCCCAAAACATGAGATGAGGCGATCGGGAAGCATATCCGTGTAACGGTCACTATCTACACTCGCCGCACGAGTTCTCAGAAGTTGTCCCACTACATTTAggtgatttatgtttattacctgctccaattttttgaaaactaccaACCCacgtcataaaataaaattttcctcCGATTGGGAACAGCTCCGACGTTGAAGTGAAGTCTAAAAACACACAAATCTACCGATTCATTGTTTTTCACCAACACGTTATCTGCAAACGCGCGGTGAATGACACTCAACTGCAGTCTGCAgcacaataacaacaattaaaaagcattattttctttgcagtattatatgtaaatgcaAAAATGAACACTGCGAAATGTTCTGAATATGATGGGCGACCATAGGTTACATTTTAAgagtgaaaaacaaaaatgtatgctttcattaaataatattataacaatatttactaacttatgaaatcatattatttttcatgagaAATAGGGTTAATAGTTAATTGTCCTTTCTTGGCTCTTGCCACACCACTTCAATTGGCACCCACTATTCTAGATATTGCATAAAGaaaagattattaattaactataattatgaaatatatgagacgaatataataaatactacatagtaataattaaaggaaaaaaacatatatttattcttttttttttacacaaaatacaaaagaattttttttacaaataaaatcgtttaaaactAAGttggtttaaattataatcatgtatagtgaatacaatattacaaccacgttcaataattataacatgtcATATTgacgtaaaacaaaaaaatatatataggttattattataatatatgattaaaaatttcgATTCTCGACTTTGATATACATAGTAGACACAGCTCGTTCAAATAGACATTAcacataatagaaatatagtaatataatgggagtaatgtaataaaaatataatataaaataatatatataatctttttttcGAGACGgataaacaaaagaaaaacaaataaaatgttcgtaTAAaaagcgataaaaaaaaaaatataaatacaaatctcAAAATACCATTCTGTTGCAGTAGAGCGAGaggtaatcatttaaatacaaacaattataaaaaatgtaaatataattcaccGTGTAACATTAGTGgtaatagtagtagtaataatatataatcgatTTCTTTTATAAGCAAATTACAGGTACTGTTACGTAGTTGTGTACAGAAATACCAGcaaacactattattattatacaatataaattgacGATAAACGTGTGAGggcaaaaattagttttttaacaaattatgctGATTAGTAACAAGTAGagagaacataatattgtaatggttaggtttaacaatatatacataagttaACATTGCAAAACGGTTATAGCTACTAGCATTAAAATAGCGATTTTCTGTTTAagataatatgtgtgtatgtgcacTTGTGTTTGTGTAtctttttcttattttgtacttaattgactaaatatatcatgttaatatatattatataaatatataatacatatttatatatataaatatgtttgtgtatgtttttgtaatttatttattacttaattaaactaaaagttTGGCGCAATATCTAGGAAGAAACACAAatcgttaatatatatacatagtatatacgtaatattattattatgcactaATAGTAAGTGACAAATGTGTATcgagtgttataatattaataccataAAATACAGTTTGTCATCGCCTtagataaataggtataataataaaaataatacaaaactttaagttaatatctattacctatgataatattacaatgtatataatatatattaaaatgatttttaaagcaTTTGGGCGAATTGTAATAAGAATATCACAGTATTAAACACGGGTAAAACacttatacactatatattatattttttatttcttcgaGGGCTTAAATGAGTTGAAGGTACAAGTAGCAATGAGGAGCAACAGGGTTGTATGGTTGTATTAAAATAGACacaggaaaaaatattatactaaaaactaataatactaGTCATCCAATGGCAATAAAAAgccttatataaataatattgctttaaaacgctctaaaatatttgagaatATTATAGTGTCTTTGATCATAagcttatataattaatatagtataaatagagATTCAATCAAAAAAGTAGTGAGCAATcataaaccaaataaaatgcacgagttagaaataatatgaaatgtatacattttaaggtGACATGAAATACTGACAATTGTCattgaataattgaatatttttaacaaagatatataattatgtgtgaAAGAAAGTTTTAAGgcataaaaaaattggttaataattcataatactaATTTCAAGTACATATAAGATAAATGTGCTTGGTTTTTACAGTAATATTGAAATTCAtgcataatacttaatttaataactatgaattgccatacaataatagtattctatttaaattatctatcgatttttattgtttttttttattattgcagcgtatacattaatagtttttaattattccacAGCACATatcaaattatgttattaattgtatacaaatacactaataaatactattttaaatacttataaatacacattaagtattaactatttataatcaacaaATTCACGGCATTAGAGCTGTTTAAGTAATACAtagaaagttaataataataaaagtaataattatagaataaaaattaattattgagcgactaaaaatattaaagtatcaattgaactaaaaaaaaaaattaatagtactaAAAGACTGATTGTGAAGGagaatatctattaaaaaaaagtgataaactccagttatttaataaaatgtaatgaaagTTGAAAGGAACATGTTGCACTAATTGtctgtttatattttgtcataattattttcagaatataaatatgaagataactatcacatttttttcaaacaaaagtatataatattattatataaatgaaaaatcaaaatgagAAAAGGTTACTCagataatttagaaaataaaaaatcactcTTTTCACAGcaatgttttcatttaaatattattattttatttaatacttataactattattaatactaatttataactacaGTATACAGCTCTAAGGAAGAAGAATGTTTTGATTTGGCAAGATAAAATGGTCATTTGGCTTCAAAAAGGTGTTTCATGAAATttgttagtatatatttatttagaaagcataaaagtaaataatagaatttggaatgtttttttttaatgttaaggTTAGTTTTACATAAAAGAGTTATTTTCTAACTTAATACATTACTcaatgtataatgataattaatttatcgtaaatttttagtatctgattcagtaggtatatttaattagtttttaattgtttccaCAATACTAGtatgttctaaaatataacgttATCAATTTCAGAAACACCCTGTAGGTTAAAGATAACGAGTTACCTACAActcaataactattaaaattaattaccattacctacttacatttataacttaatctCCCAAAGTATTATGTAGGCATTATTTTCAATGGTTGAACAACACGGTTGTTGATAATTGACATAACCACGTCCACAAGACACTGTCACTAAAGTGAAATCTTTTTTTGATACATCTGACGATCTTGCATGTTGAACTGTTGACGATTCATCAGTTGATCGCAAAGACCATCGACTCGAATTTAAAACAtcttcatttttatcatagtCCTTGACACACATTAAACGACCATATAGATCATAAATATCACTAGCTAATGTTTTGGAAGGTGGACGTTTTAAAACAGTGGGTGGATCTTGTAATGGCACCAAAATAGATATCGGACCGGTATGCCCATGATAAGATACATTTACTTTGCCACTGATTATAGGTACCCCTTCTAAACGAGGTAATGGAACAGTTAAGCTAATACCAGCATCAGTTCCAACCCACAGAAGGCCTTTACAAGCCATCAGTGCAGTAACATTAACTGGTGTAGCAGTACCTTTTAATCTTGTGACATTTGATGCAATATTAATATCCtggaataattaaacaaaaaaaatatatatatattatattataaataaaataaatactatgctATTCAATAAACACTCCAAACAAATTTTACctgtaaatgtttaaatgtttcagTATGGTACAAACAAACGGTTGTTGAATTCATTAACGAAAGCCAAAGTCCAACACCAGAATGAGCCAAAAGGTTAACATTCTTCCCATGATGAATGgtaaaatttttctaaataaaaattgatttttcagttatttaataaaacactaaataatgataaattatttaattttatatttacttgaaGTTCTCCAGTGATAGCACTCATAACAAATACTTGTTTTCCACATGCTACgtataaagataaatttataggtaatatacatgTGATAGGAGCATCAGGACCTAATACTACAATCTCCGGTTCTTTGGATTGGTTACCTCTTCTATAAAGTAACAATGAACCATTTGATAAAGCTACAAAGACAGTATCACAATGGTGTTTGATTGCTGTGACTCTGAGACTCTCGTCTTCACCTGGTAATGAAATACTTGCTTCTTCCGACATGTCAgcggtattaaaaattaaaatactataagaccaaaataaaaaatgtattattatttattaattaaaaataatatttattaaaaagatttataaaaacactttAGTCACCTTTTATGATTAGTACCCATCCAAACTGTATCAGAGGCTCTAACGTACTCTATAGCAGTTACAATTGTTTGTGGCAAGTCTAAtgttgtaatttgttttagaataCAAGTGTTGTTAACAGACATGATAGCTATATGTGTATTCATCGGAATATTTGTAGTGCAAACCcacaaatatgaaaatttgcCACAGCCAGAAGAATAAAAGCATCCACAAGTCACCtacaaagtaattataatacaagtaatatagatataatttacatttttcaccaTACAACTATATGTGTTATCTCTATCCTACAAACATACAATTTGACTAATGtgaattcaatatttcaatgatttcattttttaacataaatataagagTAAACTAACagataatcaaatatacatgtaagaataaaatatctgtTATGCTTtgtaaaaactgataaaaaataacagacaATTatcttatctttaaatttaataataggttttaATCCAATATCAAAGCTAACGACACAAAACAGTTTCTATTgaatgaaaatgttaaatttgttatattgtatgtttttaagGATATGCAACATATTATGCAGGTATGGCATCttcttaaatcaatttaaatgttaccTCTGCTTGTTTGCTAGATGAAGTTATGGGATGAGCACCAACGAATAAAGGCATTTTTGTCATTGGCCGCATCAACTCCTGATCAGGAACTTCCCAAGCTGGAGAATTATTTGGATCGAGAGCTAATCGTGCAAGCCTTAAttctacaaaacatttttaaagtaagaaaagtaaaaacacataattattCTAAGATTTACCAGTGATCCATCCTTTACGTAAATCAGGATTTTCCATTTGAAAAGTGTATCCTTgacgattaataaataactggaGACAGCAGGAGTCCATCCATGCTACCTGATCTCCTTTATATTGCACTTCACACTGTATTGCATTTAAGACACCTTTTAAATTATCTGGAGCAAGATCCTAAAAACAAAagcataatttcataaaaaatatattattaataattaataaatataaattaaataattttatcaatataataatagtaaattaaaactaaccaAATATGTGCCTTTTAATGTTGATGCTAATTCAACAATACGGCTGATTACTTGATAATCATGCATTAGATGGTTCATTTCATTACATAAATTGTCTGTTGTGATACTATTATGTGATCCTGTACTACCAGCAATTGTACGTGAAACACTAGGTAATGACAATGTGTCAATAacctataagtaaaaaaaaaatatttaaaaataattcattaaaaaaaagaaataaaataactataacataCTTGAATTTCAGAAATTGGATAACTCCATTTGAATGTTAATCTTTTTTGTGATGTGCTATTGGAATCATCTTTGTTATTGACAGAAACACAAACAAGCAAatcatttagtaataatagacGTCGAGGTTTACATTTTCCAATGACCTCTCCATGATTAATTTCCTatgaatagtattaataaatataatgtattttaaaaaataacaaaaatgagtAATCTATTTTAAGAACTCACTATTTGAGTAACATCGTCTTGTCTAAGGAGACATCTGTTGCTGTCTGCTATTGGACGAACAGCTAACTTACTAGACACAGATTTTAACATTTCTTTAAATGCTTGAGCCTGCTCACTTTCACGTTTCCTTTCATTGAGCATTTCTGCTAATGATTCCAATTGAGTTAATGCTAACTGTAAAGACATTCTATCGGGATGACCATAAccagtattatgtaataaatcctaaaaaatatatacatataataaaaaatgtttaaatcatagtttcaaattaaaataatattaaatacaaacctGGAGGAAAAGAATGAACTGTGGAAATCTTTGTACAGGTTTAaccattaaactataaaatgaaaGGCGGTCATGGGATGCTTCTTGTCgattctgaaaaataaaaaaataaaaaataaaccatatttaatacaaaagtaaaatacaaatacgaactttaaaaaattctgCGAGAGATGCTTTTCTTTTGGTTTCAGTTTTTGCCAATTCCatagcatttaaaaaattgttaataaaccCACTATATATATCCAACACAATTGCTTTACTAAAAGATCCTACAAAAACATCTCCAATTCTATGATCACGATCCCAATTTGCAACAGCTTCAGCTAACGCTATTCTAAATAGTGTATGGCACTGAAGTATTTCTGGAACtcgatgaaataatattgaaatttttgacTGACTTAGAATTGATGGCATACTTTGTTCAAGAGGCTTTTTGTAATCCtagtatcataaaatatgcaattataagttaaatatagttatatgaaacaaatgcaatttatttatcaattaactcACATTCACAAGTCTATGAAGAGTAgctaaatatgaattttcacTTCTCACTATATCATCAACAATATATCTACGTCTTAGTTCTTGTTCAGAAATATCAGGAGGTGCTGGTGGAAGACTTGGTGGAATAAGTCGTCTAGAAAAACAGTCTTCTTCAACCTAAAATTaacagtttattaatattaaatatttctatatctcACTTTATActaactaaaatatgtattttttatttttctatgggtagtatttatataatatttataattagaattaaaattataatattaatatacctctGGTAATAGAGGCATTTTGCTATTTGGCCGAACATCTAGATCATATTGAGAGCATCTTCTTAATGAAAACCATCTCGATAATAAACCAGGACTAGAAGGTGGATCTGGGGATGGAGGGTTCTTTGTCCACCTCAATGTTTTAGAAACATTATTTCTAGTATCATAactcctaaaaataaaaataagaaatgtgaaaaaatacaattaagaaaatataaaaaataaagcacATACTTGTTACTTTCTTCTTCTGATGAAAGTTCTGGATCTCTATCAGAACTTGAACTTTTTTGTGAAGGAGTATGGCGTTCATTAATTGTGGTTGATTGTGTTACTTCATCCCACGAATTTTGTCGCCATCGTACAGACTCATCTGTTTATAAAATGGAATAATtagataagttaattttttttatttattcctttatatttttaaaactattattaactaaattaaacaataaaaaagtattataaatataattagggCTAGGATTTATATACAACAGTATGCTTTTATTGCAACttctgattattaattttgttaataatatccaAGAATCACCTCATGATGATGTAAATGGTggcgtttttattttgcattattggacaacatacatattaatgcatatattatggtatattttattacttaaagttTTTATGTCATGTGATGTCTAACAGTCTTAGTAAATTTAAGAACATATTAGGTGTGCCCAACCTGCAGGAATATTCCAACAGGCCAGTgaccattttataaaaattagaaatttgttTGGGTAAACaggtattaaaattgaatatagaaaaatttacattttatcgaaatgaataaaaaaaaaaccatgaaGTATATAAGACCcacagtataaatataaattttgaatatgacCTGTAAGTTGAAAAAGGTTGGGCATGCCTATATTAAGGTCTAACAGAAGGGCGCccagttttgaaaatttaaaatctcatGTCATTATTTCATGTTATATGTTTGAATAgcattaaatagtttaaaaaaatattttaaaatacattatttttttattttatttttatgcatatttttaataaactattatgtacaatttttattgcctatttttattctagtgctatttataatataatattaaaaccctatttatataaatataatttaagatagggtattaatttgtaattttatttatataaggtGGTTCTTTTATCATGAACCaatcaatatttcaaaaactattaacatttttaaaaatatttcttttatataattaacatttaaaataaaacaacattttcagatattattttaagtgtgttactgttttgaataaaaatttacatttttaatttaatattctgaaACAGAATACTTTTCGAAATAACcagatagataataattaaaattgaaacaattttttttttttagttacaattatttaaagttttgatgagCAAAGTGGAGTGGAACAAAGATACCTTgcataatgtttaaaacattatttggttgactgtaaaaactatataacaaAGAATTTGTCCAACCAATATGTGAAATAATCacagtaatttataatgttatatcatGCAtcctattattgttaatatcaataaaggcaaaatgtttttttttatcaattataaaatagaactaTCTAAGTGTGACAATaaatagacaaaaaattttaattactcatgaaatattcataattatcaatattatcctaatatttgtaaaagaaCATAACTTTATAACACTATGTTCCAATTCTTTACTTGTATTTTacgaatatcaataaaataaaaattaaatgaatattaaacttaaacctttaaacagtaatatatcattttttatacatgctGGATATgaacataatgatatttatgggatttatttacctaaaactaattataagagctaaaataaaaatgtatatgattaaaaaataaatacattcatcgctctGCGAAAAtcagaatctaataaaaattaatgaactaACCTGGAAGTGATGTTTTACTAGGGCTGGGTGAAATTAATGTAGGCATTTTATTCCAAAACCTTTTTGTGCTGAAATGAGATTTACGAGGCCGGCTTAAACTATTTGTACCACAACTGCTAGCATCACAAGCAACCCCACTATCCACACTCAAATTCACTGGCGAACCATCTCTTGAAGTTCCTAAATTAAGGCCAGATGAaccattattgtttaaacatgCACCATTGTCAGGCATTATCATCGCTtccattgataaatttaattcatccaaaaccttaaacaaaaaacatataattattcataagatACATTACACATATCATGTTATTAAAAGAATACTTGCCTGTAAATGTTTCGAGTGGACATATCTAACTTCTTCATCAAGTTTAGATGTTCCAATCTCCTCATATATGTTTTCTTCCCGTCCATATCGGTTAATATAACTATGTTTTGAACATGAATGTGGTTTAGACCCATGTGGACCATGCTCATAATATGCATAAGCATAGTCACCGTTGCTGGAAGCAGGTCCACTGTACCGAGGACAGGTACGTCGACCATCGACATATTGTGATTGTTTATCTCTGGATGCCATTTTAATCAGCTATGATATACCTaaacatatatacaaataatgttattaaactaCTTACTAGATATTGAGATAATTTAAATctcaaatgatttattaagagttcattatttattgaaataaagttCTTATCATACAGCAAAATTGTGGACatgtttaatgaattaatcaGCCTTGTAAGaaaatgaagtaaaatatcattgaaaaGAGTTCTAAGAAATAACCAAAATAGGAATTTACAAatctgataattattatagaatggtattattaatagtaggtaaatataatttttatgataaaatacattttttttcaacagtaTGCATGTATTCACAAggaaagttttattaaaatctcatatttcaaaaatttatccAATgttctaattatatattttaaaaaaggaaataagtttaatttaaactatcatAAG
The DNA window shown above is from Aphis gossypii isolate Hap1 chromosome 2, ASM2018417v2, whole genome shotgun sequence and carries:
- the LOC114131498 gene encoding rho guanine nucleotide exchange factor 10 is translated as MASRDKQSQYVDGRRTCPRYSGPASSNGDYAYAYYEHGPHGSKPHSCSKHSYINRYGREENIYEEIGTSKLDEEVRYVHSKHLQVLDELNLSMEAMIMPDNGACLNNNGSSGLNLGTSRDGSPVNLSVDSGVACDASSCGTNSLSRPRKSHFSTKRFWNKMPTLISPSPSKTSLPDESVRWRQNSWDEVTQSTTINERHTPSQKSSSSDRDPELSSEEESNKSYDTRNNVSKTLRWTKNPPSPDPPSSPGLLSRWFSLRRCSQYDLDVRPNSKMPLLPEVEEDCFSRRLIPPSLPPAPPDISEQELRRRYIVDDIVRSENSYLATLHRLVNDYKKPLEQSMPSILSQSKISILFHRVPEILQCHTLFRIALAEAVANWDRDHRIGDVFVGSFSKAIVLDIYSGFINNFLNAMELAKTETKRKASLAEFFKNRQEASHDRLSFYSLMVKPVQRFPQFILFLQDLLHNTGYGHPDRMSLQLALTQLESLAEMLNERKRESEQAQAFKEMLKSVSSKLAVRPIADSNRCLLRQDDVTQIEINHGEVIGKCKPRRLLLLNDLLVCVSVNNKDDSNSTSQKRLTFKWSYPISEIQVIDTLSLPSVSRTIAGSTGSHNSITTDNLCNEMNHLMHDYQVISRIVELASTLKGTYLDLAPDNLKGVLNAIQCEVQYKGDQVAWMDSCCLQLFINRQGYTFQMENPDLRKGWITELRLARLALDPNNSPAWEVPDQELMRPMTKMPLFVGAHPITSSSKQAEVTCGCFYSSGCGKFSYLWVCTTNIPMNTHIAIMSVNNTCILKQITTLDLPQTIVTAIEYVRASDTVWMGTNHKSILIFNTADMSEEASISLPGEDESLRVTAIKHHCDTVFVALSNGSLLLYRRGNQSKEPEIVVLGPDAPITCILPINLSLYVACGKQVFVMSAITGELQKNFTIHHGKNVNLLAHSGVGLWLSLMNSTTVCLYHTETFKHLQDINIASNVTRLKGTATPVNVTALMACKGLLWVGTDAGISLTVPLPRLEGVPIISGKVNVSYHGHTGPISILVPLQDPPTVLKRPPSKTLASDIYDLYGRLMCVKDYDKNEDVLNSSRWSLRSTDESSTVQHARSSDVSKKDFTLVTVSCGRGYVNYQQPCCSTIENNAYIILWEIKL